The following are encoded together in the Ralstonia insidiosa genome:
- a CDS encoding cupin domain-containing protein — protein sequence MDTKTTAVSIAICVSCIAAQLTWAQADGHRTITPSDLKWVDAKTLPPGAKIAVIEGPLDQAVDVTARLKLPAHYEIPPHWHPALERATVLSGTFNIGMGDKLDRQKTRALPTGSVSLMQPRMSHFGWTDEETVLQLNTVGPWDIIYVNPADDPRKK from the coding sequence ATGGACACAAAGACCACAGCAGTATCGATCGCGATATGCGTTAGTTGCATTGCAGCCCAGCTGACCTGGGCCCAAGCAGACGGTCACCGCACGATCACACCAAGTGACCTGAAGTGGGTGGATGCGAAAACCTTGCCGCCGGGCGCCAAGATCGCCGTTATTGAAGGGCCGCTGGATCAAGCGGTTGACGTCACAGCACGCCTGAAGCTTCCCGCCCACTATGAAATCCCCCCGCATTGGCATCCCGCACTGGAACGCGCGACGGTGCTTTCCGGAACCTTCAACATCGGCATGGGTGACAAGCTGGATCGACAGAAGACGAGGGCACTGCCCACTGGCAGTGTGAGTCTCATGCAGCCCAGGATGAGCCACTTCGGATGGACCGACGAAGAAACCGTTCTTCAGTTGAACACCGTGGGCCCTTGGGACATCATCTACGTCAATCCCGCAGACGACCCGAGAAAGAAGTAG
- a CDS encoding glycosyltransferase: MARYTFLTWDGAGNQPPAVGIAQALIERGHEVTFAGYANQRAYFRARGFRFVLLEHASAAWQELPPPSMFAVKLHAAWAASEHLPDVQNVLANEQPDALLVDCLMFGALAAMESAGVPTMVLVHSAPGALLPPGGTFELRLLDRVNHVRAEARRPPLKNLWAAWEPFPTICTSVRELDPLATSAPSSFDYIGPVFERVAPGNWQGPWPLQDPRPLVLVSFSTGPYWDQRSRIERTLCALAEHPYRILITPGKADVSTIAVPSNAVLAGEFPHARVLPHAALTVTHAGHGTVSASLLHGVPLVCLPNPTADQPALAAQVEALGVGRSLDGETATPADIAAAVDAVLTDPSYAPRARALANTIARMRGPQAAADRLEQLAQ, translated from the coding sequence ATGGCTCGCTATACGTTTCTCACCTGGGATGGCGCAGGCAATCAACCTCCAGCGGTTGGCATTGCGCAGGCGCTGATCGAGCGTGGACATGAGGTGACGTTCGCCGGCTACGCGAATCAGCGGGCGTACTTCAGGGCACGCGGCTTCCGGTTCGTGCTACTCGAGCATGCATCGGCCGCGTGGCAGGAGCTCCCGCCGCCGAGCATGTTCGCAGTGAAGCTGCATGCCGCCTGGGCCGCTTCGGAACACCTGCCGGATGTGCAGAACGTTCTGGCCAACGAGCAGCCCGATGCCTTGCTGGTGGATTGTCTGATGTTCGGCGCGCTGGCCGCCATGGAAAGTGCAGGCGTGCCGACGATGGTGCTCGTGCACAGTGCACCGGGCGCGCTGCTGCCGCCGGGCGGCACGTTCGAGCTGCGGCTGCTCGATCGCGTGAATCATGTCCGCGCAGAGGCGAGGCGACCGCCCCTGAAGAACCTCTGGGCCGCATGGGAGCCATTTCCTACCATCTGCACGAGCGTGCGTGAACTGGACCCCCTTGCCACGTCCGCTCCATCGTCGTTCGACTACATTGGGCCCGTTTTTGAGCGCGTAGCACCAGGCAACTGGCAGGGCCCCTGGCCTCTTCAGGACCCTAGGCCCCTCGTTCTCGTGAGTTTCTCAACCGGCCCCTACTGGGACCAGCGCTCACGCATCGAACGGACGCTCTGCGCCCTGGCTGAACACCCGTACCGGATTCTCATCACGCCGGGCAAAGCGGACGTTTCCACGATCGCAGTGCCTTCCAACGCAGTGCTCGCCGGGGAGTTTCCCCATGCGCGAGTGCTGCCCCACGCCGCACTCACGGTCACGCATGCGGGCCACGGCACGGTGTCGGCCTCGCTCCTGCACGGCGTGCCGCTGGTCTGCCTTCCGAACCCGACGGCCGATCAACCGGCCCTGGCAGCTCAGGTGGAGGCACTGGGGGTGGGACGTTCACTGGATGGCGAGACAGCGACGCCGGCGGACATTGCAGCGGCAGTGGATGCCGTCCTGACCGACCCGTCCTATGCGCCAAGGGCCCGCGCGCTTGCCAACACGATCGCAAGGATGCGCGGCCCCCAGGCGGCGGCTGATCGATTGGAGCAACTCGCCCAGTAA
- a CDS encoding TetR/AcrR family transcriptional regulator, with the protein MTENSQGRRGRPANEALRQTIVDAACELFVELGFQATTMDKVAQRAKISKLSIYRHFENKEALFSAAMVARCDQFAPQALSEGVDGSAEDQLMAVGSSLLRTLLSPDVRSVEAMVLADKTNQKSLSELHYEAGPARVIAHIEAVLRQLHAKGMLKVPDTHLSARLFAALFKGSDLLLIARFDEARAEDDNEIESYCRSAVAMFIAAHSGV; encoded by the coding sequence GTGACCGAAAATAGCCAGGGCCGGCGCGGCCGGCCCGCCAACGAAGCGCTTCGCCAAACGATCGTCGACGCCGCCTGCGAACTCTTTGTGGAATTGGGTTTTCAAGCGACGACGATGGACAAGGTCGCCCAGCGGGCGAAGATATCCAAGCTGAGCATCTATCGGCACTTCGAGAACAAGGAGGCGCTGTTCAGCGCGGCCATGGTGGCCCGCTGCGATCAATTTGCACCGCAGGCCCTTTCTGAAGGTGTCGACGGTTCGGCCGAAGATCAGCTCATGGCGGTGGGATCATCCCTGCTTCGCACGCTGTTGAGCCCGGACGTCCGCAGTGTCGAAGCCATGGTCTTGGCCGACAAGACGAATCAAAAGTCGTTAAGCGAGCTTCATTACGAAGCCGGGCCCGCCCGTGTCATCGCCCACATCGAGGCCGTATTGCGTCAGCTGCACGCGAAAGGGATGCTGAAGGTGCCCGATACGCACCTGTCCGCCCGCTTGTTTGCCGCACTTTTCAAAGGGTCGGATCTCTTGCTGATCGCACGCTTCGATGAGGCGAGAGCAGAGGACGACAATGAAATCGAATCCTATTGCCGGTCGGCCGTCGCCATGTTTATCGCCGCGCACAGTGGCGTCTAA
- a CDS encoding NAD(P)/FAD-dependent oxidoreductase translates to MNDVIIIGGSFAGLAAALQLGRARRKVTVLDTARPRNRFAGHSHGLLGHDHKPPLDILVEARQQLARYPTVSLVNARAESVSGAIDDFCVVTDDHETLRARRLILSYGVVDQMPDVPGFAESWGTSIVPCPYCDGFEVAGQHWGLVWSSLQSYQSAKLFRDWTDKLTVFADGRDIAPDIQADLARRNIPLVDGRIVEIAHEKGHITTVNLDTGRNVAVDILFANPRNKPSASLHESLGLATLDTPTGVVLNVDDRRQTSMPGIYAAGDLATPFLPSVTQASSQGAMAGIFAQQSMVV, encoded by the coding sequence ATGAATGACGTCATCATCATCGGCGGCAGCTTTGCCGGCCTCGCCGCTGCCCTCCAGCTTGGCCGTGCCCGCCGCAAGGTCACCGTGCTCGATACTGCCCGGCCGCGCAACCGCTTTGCCGGCCATTCGCATGGCCTGCTCGGCCACGATCACAAGCCGCCGCTGGATATCCTGGTCGAGGCGCGGCAGCAGCTGGCGCGCTATCCAACGGTCAGCCTCGTCAACGCCCGGGCCGAGAGCGTGTCTGGCGCCATCGACGATTTCTGCGTTGTCACTGACGATCACGAAACCTTGAGGGCGCGCCGTCTGATTCTGAGCTATGGCGTCGTTGACCAGATGCCCGATGTTCCGGGCTTTGCCGAAAGCTGGGGCACGTCCATCGTGCCGTGCCCGTATTGCGACGGCTTTGAAGTCGCCGGCCAGCATTGGGGCCTTGTCTGGTCCAGCCTGCAGTCGTACCAGTCTGCCAAGTTGTTCCGCGATTGGACTGACAAGTTGACTGTCTTCGCCGATGGTCGTGACATTGCGCCCGATATTCAGGCCGATCTGGCGCGCCGCAACATCCCTCTCGTCGATGGTCGGATTGTCGAGATCGCGCACGAGAAGGGCCACATCACCACCGTCAATCTCGATACCGGTCGCAATGTCGCGGTCGACATCCTGTTCGCCAATCCGCGCAACAAGCCGTCTGCAAGCCTGCATGAATCACTCGGCCTCGCCACGCTCGATACGCCCACCGGCGTGGTCCTCAACGTCGACGACCGACGCCAAACCAGCATGCCGGGCATCTACGCCGCCGGCGACCTAGCCACGCCCTTCTTGCCATCGGTCACCCAGGCATCCTCGCAGGGCGCGATGGCGGGCATCTTCGCCCAGCAATCGATGGTGGTTTGA
- a CDS encoding class I SAM-dependent methyltransferase: MAKQSADQVGDWNGQSGERWVANQARLDALVAVFGQAAIEAAAPAAGERVLDIGCGAGASSLALAARVGAEGQVLGVDISEPLIDRARALARPDTPALFQVADASSAELPEGAFDILFSRFGVMFFDDPTAAFAHMRRALRVGGRVAFVCWRGAAENDWMRLPVGALKDILPPTALPNPEAPGPFSFGDRERVARILTAAGLTDIAIAPFDAAVPFGEGETRDAAINDAVKMTLEVGPLSRVLADQPDDIRTRASAAVRAAFASLPGERSVMINGAAWIVMARNPAR; this comes from the coding sequence ATGGCAAAGCAAAGTGCGGATCAGGTCGGTGACTGGAATGGTCAAAGCGGTGAGCGCTGGGTCGCCAACCAGGCCCGGCTCGACGCTCTGGTAGCGGTGTTCGGCCAGGCCGCGATAGAAGCCGCCGCGCCCGCAGCGGGCGAGCGCGTGCTGGACATCGGCTGCGGCGCGGGCGCATCGAGTCTGGCTCTGGCAGCCCGCGTTGGCGCGGAGGGCCAAGTGCTGGGCGTGGACATATCCGAACCGCTGATCGACCGAGCGCGCGCGCTTGCGCGACCCGATACGCCGGCCCTGTTTCAGGTGGCCGACGCCAGCAGCGCAGAGCTGCCCGAAGGCGCGTTCGACATCCTGTTCTCGCGTTTCGGCGTAATGTTCTTCGACGATCCGACAGCGGCGTTCGCGCATATGCGACGTGCGCTGCGGGTGGGCGGGCGAGTCGCTTTCGTCTGCTGGCGCGGTGCGGCCGAGAACGATTGGATGCGCCTGCCGGTGGGTGCGCTCAAGGACATCCTCCCGCCGACCGCGCTGCCCAATCCCGAAGCGCCCGGCCCGTTTTCGTTCGGCGACCGGGAGCGCGTGGCACGCATCCTGACGGCGGCTGGCCTTACCGATATTGCTATCGCGCCCTTCGACGCGGCCGTCCCGTTCGGCGAGGGCGAAACGCGGGACGCCGCGATCAACGACGCGGTGAAGATGACGCTTGAGGTCGGCCCGCTGTCGCGTGTGCTCGCTGATCAGCCCGACGACATCCGCACCCGCGCCTCGGCCGCCGTTCGTGCCGCCTTCGCGAGCCTCCCCGGCGAGCGGTCAGTGATGATCAACGGCGCGGCGTGGATCGTCATGGCACGCAATCCCGCAAGGTGA
- a CDS encoding tyrosine-type recombinase/integrase, producing the protein MNMSTSTGPSRIPWNKGKLTGQKPPLKLREIWAIRVRLQLSSNVRDLAMFNLAIDSKLRASDLTKLRVRDVCHGERIASRATILQQKTQRPVQFEITEQTRESVEVWMRQAGLRAADFLFPSRIHDSPHLSTRQYARLVHRWIASIGLDDTAYGTHTMRRTKASLIYRRTKNLRAVQLLLGHTKLESTVRYLGIEVDDALEMAEQTEV; encoded by the coding sequence ATGAATATGTCTACCAGCACCGGTCCGTCGCGGATACCGTGGAACAAAGGGAAACTGACCGGTCAGAAGCCGCCGCTCAAGCTCAGGGAGATCTGGGCGATCCGCGTGCGCCTGCAGCTCTCCTCCAACGTGCGTGATCTGGCGATGTTCAACCTAGCCATCGACAGCAAACTCCGCGCGAGTGATCTGACGAAGCTACGTGTGCGGGATGTCTGCCATGGCGAGCGTATCGCTAGCCGGGCGACGATTTTGCAGCAGAAAACGCAACGACCGGTCCAGTTTGAGATAACTGAACAGACTCGGGAGAGCGTCGAAGTTTGGATGCGACAAGCGGGCTTGCGCGCCGCGGATTTCCTCTTCCCTAGTCGCATTCACGACTCCCCGCACTTGTCGACGCGCCAGTACGCCCGGCTTGTCCATCGCTGGATTGCATCGATCGGACTCGATGACACCGCGTATGGCACACACACCATGCGTAGAACAAAGGCTTCGCTCATCTATCGTCGGACAAAGAACCTGCGCGCTGTCCAGTTGCTGCTGGGGCACACGAAGCTGGAGAGCACGGTTCGATATCTCGGAATCGAGGTAGACGACGCGCTTGAGATGGCGGAACAGACTGAGGTATAA
- a CDS encoding NADP-dependent oxidoreductase: MKALTFKRYGKSPDIGFAEIARPSLKPDEMLVQVHAAGLNPIDNMVPVGTFKPVLHFDLPATLGSDLAGVVVEVGSRVTRFKPGDEVFASLFDLGKGSLAEFAAVPESAAALKPHNLDFVQAASIPMVGLTAWQALKERAGLRQGQKVFIPAGSGGIGTFAIQLAHLLGAKVGTTVSTGNVELVRNLGADEVVDYKKQEFEKVLRGYDVVLGTLRGDTIAKSVDTLNRGAMIVSLIGPLDVAFARAKGLSFIVRFVLGLMSRKIVRLARKRGVNYSFLFVRPDGKQLGEIGDLLESERIRPVIDKVFPFDQAKEALDYLAQGRAKGKVVVRIK; the protein is encoded by the coding sequence ATGAAAGCACTCACGTTCAAGCGCTACGGCAAGTCGCCCGACATCGGCTTTGCCGAGATTGCCCGCCCCTCGCTGAAACCAGACGAAATGCTGGTCCAGGTCCATGCCGCGGGGCTGAACCCCATCGATAACATGGTCCCTGTAGGAACGTTCAAGCCCGTCCTGCACTTCGACTTGCCCGCGACGTTGGGCAGTGATCTGGCGGGCGTGGTGGTCGAGGTGGGCAGCCGCGTGACCCGCTTCAAGCCCGGTGACGAAGTCTTCGCCAGCCTCTTCGACCTCGGCAAAGGGTCGCTTGCAGAGTTTGCGGCGGTGCCGGAGAGCGCCGCCGCCTTGAAGCCGCACAACCTGGACTTCGTGCAAGCCGCTTCGATTCCGATGGTCGGACTCACCGCATGGCAAGCGCTGAAGGAGCGCGCGGGTCTGCGTCAAGGCCAGAAGGTGTTCATCCCGGCGGGTTCCGGCGGCATTGGTACGTTCGCGATTCAGCTGGCGCACCTCCTTGGCGCCAAGGTGGGCACCACCGTCAGCACGGGCAATGTCGAACTGGTTCGCAACCTCGGCGCCGACGAGGTCGTCGACTACAAGAAGCAGGAATTCGAGAAGGTACTTCGCGGCTATGACGTCGTGCTCGGCACCCTGCGGGGAGACACCATCGCGAAATCCGTCGACACCCTCAATCGGGGCGCCATGATCGTCTCCCTCATCGGCCCGCTCGACGTGGCGTTCGCGCGCGCGAAGGGCTTGAGCTTCATCGTGAGGTTCGTGTTGGGATTGATGAGCCGCAAGATCGTGCGCCTCGCGAGAAAGCGGGGCGTCAACTACTCTTTCCTGTTCGTGCGTCCCGACGGGAAGCAACTCGGGGAGATCGGCGATCTGCTCGAGTCCGAACGCATTCGGCCGGTGATCGACAAGGTGTTCCCCTTCGATCAGGCCAAGGAGGCTCTCGACTACCTGGCACAAGGACGAGCCAAGGGAAAGGTCGTCGTTCGAATCAAGTAG
- a CDS encoding helicase → MLKFKLLLWAFALLLQRKIRSSAACARYLGEKKLVFQIRTASGAGRWYLIEKGAVRSFAGLTDNAAFTFTFSNAAKGFEILSAKDAQPAFLRGVGSKDLIVSGDFREVMWFQGLTAYLQPPKVIAPRDRSPF, encoded by the coding sequence ATGCTCAAGTTCAAGCTCCTCTTATGGGCCTTTGCACTCTTGTTACAGCGAAAGATCCGCAGCAGCGCGGCGTGCGCGCGCTACCTCGGCGAGAAGAAGCTCGTCTTCCAGATTCGCACAGCCTCGGGCGCTGGACGCTGGTACCTCATCGAGAAAGGCGCCGTGCGCTCCTTCGCCGGCTTGACCGACAACGCGGCGTTCACGTTCACCTTTTCGAACGCGGCCAAGGGCTTCGAGATCCTGTCGGCCAAGGACGCACAGCCCGCATTCCTGCGTGGGGTGGGCAGCAAGGACCTGATCGTGAGCGGTGACTTTCGCGAAGTCATGTGGTTCCAGGGGCTCACCGCCTACCTGCAGCCGCCCAAGGTCATCGCACCCCGGGACCGCAGCCCGTTCTGA
- a CDS encoding alpha/beta fold hydrolase has protein sequence MTDTHLTAPTRFVEVGGTRFAYRRWGNGAASQPPMLFLQHFRGGMDHWDPLMTDGLAAGREVILYNGRGIASSGGTPRTRIEDMADDAAAFVRAFGLEQIDVLGFSLGGFQALDLTWRHPELVRKLMLLGTGPRGGNPELEERVLTTAVNPIPTFEDFRYLFFGRSDQAEQAARAFWERRHQRVDQDPPSSPQVANAQIEANVLYLPRLKEDDPFAYLRGIHQPTFILNGVHDVMVPTVNSFYMARNLPNAQLFIYPDAGHAPQFQCPQRFLQHALQFLGE, from the coding sequence ATGACTGACACGCACCTGACCGCACCCACGCGCTTCGTGGAAGTCGGCGGCACCCGATTCGCCTATCGCCGCTGGGGCAATGGAGCTGCTTCGCAGCCTCCGATGCTGTTCTTGCAGCACTTCCGCGGTGGCATGGATCACTGGGACCCGTTGATGACCGACGGCCTGGCGGCTGGCCGCGAAGTCATCTTGTACAACGGTCGCGGCATCGCCTCCTCGGGTGGCACACCCCGCACGCGCATCGAGGACATGGCCGACGACGCCGCGGCTTTTGTTCGTGCGTTCGGCCTGGAGCAGATCGACGTCCTGGGTTTCTCCTTGGGCGGGTTCCAGGCGCTGGACCTCACGTGGCGCCACCCCGAACTCGTGCGCAAGCTCATGCTGCTGGGCACCGGTCCGCGAGGTGGCAATCCCGAACTGGAAGAACGTGTGCTGACCACGGCGGTCAACCCGATACCCACCTTCGAGGACTTTCGCTACCTGTTCTTCGGCCGGTCGGATCAGGCTGAACAGGCTGCTCGGGCGTTCTGGGAGCGGCGTCACCAGCGGGTGGATCAGGACCCGCCGTCTTCGCCGCAGGTGGCCAACGCCCAGATCGAGGCCAACGTGCTGTACCTGCCCCGGTTGAAGGAAGACGACCCCTTCGCCTACCTGCGCGGTATCCACCAGCCCACGTTCATCCTCAATGGCGTGCACGACGTGATGGTGCCGACCGTCAACTCGTTCTACATGGCGCGCAACCTGCCCAACGCACAGTTGTTCATCTACCCCGATGCCGGCCATGCCCCTCAGTTCCAGTGCCCGCAGCGCTTCCTGCAGCACGCGTTGCAGTTCCTGGGCGAGTGA
- a CDS encoding alpha/beta fold hydrolase, translating to MSTDASPSTTTGARPVTWKEVPTQLVSAGGVDFKYRELGKHNGGTPVVFLTHLAAVLDNWDPRVIDGIAAKHHVITFDNRGIGASSGSPANSVEQMADDAITFIKAMGLQQVDLLGFSLGGMVAQEIVLKEPQLVRKMVLAGTGPAGGEGISTVAGVTFLDILRGFFTGQDAKQFLFFTRTPSGIEAGKAFLARLKERTEDRDKDISVSAFLAQLEALRVWGQKAPADLSVVKQPVLVVNGDADRMVPTSNSYDLARRLPNSRLIIYPDAGHGGVFQYQEDFVPKALAFLAN from the coding sequence ATCTCAACGGACGCGAGCCCTTCGACGACCACGGGTGCTCGGCCCGTGACCTGGAAAGAGGTCCCGACGCAGCTCGTCTCTGCAGGCGGCGTCGACTTCAAGTACCGCGAGCTGGGCAAGCACAACGGCGGCACGCCGGTGGTGTTCCTGACGCACCTGGCCGCGGTCCTGGACAACTGGGACCCGCGCGTGATCGACGGCATCGCGGCCAAGCACCATGTCATCACCTTCGACAACCGCGGCATCGGCGCTTCGAGCGGTTCACCGGCCAATTCGGTCGAGCAGATGGCCGACGACGCCATCACCTTCATCAAGGCCATGGGCTTGCAGCAGGTGGACCTGCTGGGCTTTTCGCTGGGCGGCATGGTCGCGCAGGAAATCGTCCTGAAGGAACCGCAGCTCGTCCGCAAAATGGTTCTGGCCGGCACCGGCCCTGCGGGCGGCGAGGGCATCAGCACCGTGGCGGGCGTGACCTTCCTCGACATCCTCCGCGGCTTCTTCACGGGTCAGGATGCGAAGCAGTTCCTATTCTTCACGCGTACGCCGAGTGGCATCGAGGCCGGAAAGGCCTTCCTGGCGCGGTTGAAGGAGCGCACCGAGGATCGCGACAAGGACATCTCGGTGAGCGCATTCCTCGCCCAGCTCGAGGCGCTGCGCGTATGGGGTCAGAAGGCGCCCGCCGATCTCTCGGTGGTCAAGCAGCCTGTGCTGGTGGTCAACGGCGATGCGGATCGAATGGTTCCGACCTCCAACTCGTACGACCTTGCACGGCGCCTGCCCAACAGCCGGCTGATCATCTATCCCGATGCGGGCCACGGCGGCGTCTTCCAGTACCAGGAAGACTTCGTGCCCAAGGCCCTGGCCTTTCTCGCGAACTGA
- a CDS encoding SDR family NAD(P)-dependent oxidoreductase, which produces MSTLPTVLITGASTGIGATYAERFAQRGHDLVLVARDGSRLEALATRLRTQHHIAVDLLPADLTQQADLVSVEARLRDDARIGILINNAGMAQSGGFLQQNADGVDRLIALNITALTRLAAAVAPRFAQSGTGSIVNIGSVVGFAPEFAMSVYGATKAFVLFLSQGLNLELSSKGVYVQAVLPAATRTEIWERAGIDVNSLPDVMEVGDLVDAALVGFDRRELVTIPPLQVDGRWDALDAARQGLLSDIRQAQVAERYRSQA; this is translated from the coding sequence ATGTCCACCCTCCCTACCGTCCTCATCACGGGCGCCTCCACGGGCATCGGCGCCACCTACGCCGAGCGCTTCGCGCAGCGCGGTCACGACCTCGTGCTGGTTGCCCGCGACGGATCGCGGCTGGAGGCGCTCGCCACCCGCCTTCGCACCCAGCACCACATCGCAGTCGACCTCTTGCCGGCCGATTTGACGCAGCAAGCCGACCTGGTCTCGGTGGAGGCCCGGCTGCGCGACGATGCACGCATCGGGATCCTCATCAACAACGCCGGCATGGCGCAATCAGGTGGCTTCCTGCAGCAGAACGCTGATGGCGTCGACCGCCTCATCGCGCTCAACATCACCGCGCTGACGCGTCTCGCGGCCGCCGTTGCCCCGCGCTTTGCGCAGTCCGGCACGGGCTCGATCGTCAACATCGGCTCGGTCGTCGGCTTCGCCCCTGAATTCGCCATGTCGGTCTACGGCGCGACCAAGGCGTTCGTCCTGTTCCTGTCGCAAGGCCTGAACCTCGAGCTTTCATCCAAGGGCGTTTACGTGCAGGCGGTACTGCCCGCGGCGACCCGCACGGAGATCTGGGAGCGCGCCGGGATCGACGTCAATTCGCTCCCCGACGTGATGGAAGTGGGCGACCTGGTCGATGCGGCCCTCGTCGGCTTCGATCGCCGCGAACTGGTCACGATCCCGCCATTGCAAGTCGACGGTCGCTGGGACGCGCTGGATGCCGCTCGCCAAGGCTTGCTCTCGGACATTCGCCAGGCGCAGGTGGCCGAGCGCTATCGCTCGCAAGCCTGA
- a CDS encoding TetR/AcrR family transcriptional regulator, translating to MKVTKAQAQANRAHVVETASTLFREHGYDGVGVADLMAAAGFTHGGFYKQFGSKADLIAESTACGIAQTVAMTDGVGPVEFVEQYLSREHRDSRATGCTMAALGGDTARQPETVRIAFAAGVEDLVAALTSQRAASGSADAGQARAKTLDALAHAVGAIVMSRACPDDSPLADEFLAVCRDALLASAAPKVAGRKYKTGRHS from the coding sequence ATGAAGGTCACCAAGGCACAGGCTCAAGCAAACCGGGCGCACGTCGTCGAGACGGCGTCCACTCTGTTTCGTGAGCACGGATACGACGGGGTTGGCGTGGCCGACCTGATGGCGGCCGCGGGATTCACCCACGGCGGCTTCTACAAGCAGTTCGGATCCAAGGCCGACCTGATCGCGGAATCGACGGCGTGCGGCATCGCGCAGACCGTTGCGATGACCGATGGCGTTGGCCCGGTGGAGTTCGTGGAGCAATACCTCTCGCGAGAGCACCGGGACTCCCGGGCTACCGGTTGCACGATGGCGGCCCTGGGCGGCGATACCGCACGCCAGCCCGAGACGGTGCGAATCGCGTTTGCGGCCGGCGTCGAGGACCTCGTCGCCGCACTGACCAGTCAGCGCGCGGCGTCGGGTTCAGCAGATGCTGGCCAGGCGCGAGCCAAGACCCTGGACGCGCTGGCGCATGCCGTGGGCGCCATCGTCATGTCGAGGGCGTGCCCCGACGACTCGCCACTGGCCGATGAATTCCTGGCGGTTTGCCGCGACGCACTCCTTGCGTCCGCGGCACCGAAGGTCGCTGGGCGCAAGTACAAGACTGGCCGACATTCCTGA
- a CDS encoding glycine zipper 2TM domain-containing protein — protein MMNNMQPNTQGQQYTGTSLGQMPQSRRMHPLAAGAAIAVIIASLTAVAAMTGVLPTSKATQGSTNPNGAAQASTALSASAPLALAAPNQAAPAYPAQPNAVRHTVHRPVPSYAEHNPSSSKADYAQPRPAASPYAGQVTAITPIATPQGNETGLGMIGGAVVGGLLGNQVGKGNGRTLATVAGAVGGGYAGHEAENYYHRDTSYNVSVRMDSGATRTFTYKAAPGFQVGDRVHVENGNLAAG, from the coding sequence ATGATGAACAACATGCAACCGAACACCCAGGGTCAACAATACACCGGCACGTCGCTGGGCCAGATGCCGCAGTCGCGCCGCATGCATCCGCTGGCGGCCGGCGCTGCCATTGCGGTGATCATCGCGAGCCTGACGGCTGTGGCTGCCATGACTGGCGTGCTGCCCACCTCCAAGGCCACGCAGGGCAGTACCAACCCGAACGGCGCTGCGCAAGCTTCGACCGCGCTTTCGGCTTCCGCACCACTGGCGCTGGCTGCGCCCAATCAAGCCGCCCCGGCCTATCCGGCACAGCCGAACGCGGTGCGGCACACGGTGCATCGTCCGGTTCCGTCGTATGCGGAACATAACCCGTCATCGTCGAAGGCCGACTATGCGCAACCGCGCCCGGCCGCCAGCCCGTATGCCGGTCAGGTGACCGCCATCACACCGATCGCCACGCCGCAAGGCAACGAAACCGGTCTGGGCATGATCGGAGGTGCGGTGGTGGGTGGCCTGCTGGGCAACCAGGTTGGTAAGGGCAATGGCCGCACGCTGGCGACCGTCGCCGGCGCGGTGGGCGGCGGCTACGCAGGCCACGAGGCCGAAAACTACTACCACCGCGACACGTCCTACAACGTCAGCGTGCGCATGGACAGCGGCGCCACCCGCACCTTCACGTACAAGGCCGCGCCGGGCTTTCAGGTCGGCGACCGCGTGCACGTCGAAAACGGCAATTTGGCAGCGGGTTGA